The stretch of DNA GAAGGTTTGTGTTTCAAAAAATGAGGAAAAAGCGGGAAACAGACAAAAGTAGTATAATATTTCAAAAATTTGAGGTGTTGGAATATGGCGAAAATTATTGGAATTGACTTGGGAACATCGAACAGTGCGGCGTCTGTGCTAGAAGGCGGAAAGCCGGTGATAATACCTAGTGCAGAAGGCGTCACACAATATGGCAAGGCGTTTCCCTCTTATGTTGCCTACACAAAAGATGGCTCAAGACTTGTTGGCGAGCCGGCACGCAGGCAGGCAGTGACAAATCCTGAAGGAACGGTCATGGCTGCAAAGCGCAAGATGGGAACTGATTTCAGGTTCAAAATCCATGGCAAGGAATACTCCCCTCAGGAAATTTCTGCGGCCATTTTGCAGAAAATCAAATCAGATGCAGAAAGCTTCCTTGGGGACAAGGTGGCAAAGGCGGTAGTCACTGTCCCTGCCTACTTTGATGATAACCAAAGACAGGCAACCAAGGATGCTGGCGCAATTGCGGGTCTTGAGATTGTCAGGATAATAAACGAGCCGACTGCCGCAGCACTTGCCTATGGCCTGGACAAGACTGACAAGGACCAAAAAATCATGGTGTTTGACTTAGGGGGCGGAACACTTGACGTGACAATAATGGACTTTGGAAAT from Candidatus Parvarchaeota archaeon encodes:
- the dnaK gene encoding molecular chaperone DnaK (heat shock protein 70; assists in folding of nascent polypeptide chains; refolding of misfolded proteins; utilizes ATPase activity to help fold; co-chaperones are DnaJ and GrpE; multiple copies in some bacteria), with translation MAKIIGIDLGTSNSAASVLEGGKPVIIPSAEGVTQYGKAFPSYVAYTKDGSRLVGEPARRQAVTNPEGTVMAAKRKMGTDFRFKIHGKEYSPQEISAAILQKIKSDAESFLGDKVAKAVVTVPAYFDDNQRQATKDAGAIAGLEIVRIINEPTAAALAYGLDKTDKDQKIMVFDLGGGTLDVTIMDFGNKVFEVKSTSGDTQLGGTDMDNAIVKYLVDYFKKDSGIEIT